One part of the Dyadobacter sp. 676 genome encodes these proteins:
- a CDS encoding GNAT family N-acetyltransferase translates to MGPISSNITRTSLCSWTDNDSIVDVFPMPEAPFPTTVPWLFFRREYLLLRTSDPIYSFILTSKESGGILAVFHCMPVHHTWISLPISPFGGVLPSPFCCGRQLTFLLSCVREWVSARGGHSLTIKTAPSCYDPAVHQLCHQSYLAAGFLPNHTYSNHYIPIDNRPFEQIIEPSERRRLSKGKRSGLRVSMKTGTCDISATPTLCRSYAMQGYKLPVTPEGIAHIARCAPDNYLSLVTWNREQPVAAALMVRVSDTVLYHFLSGFLPEFGALSPSLMLFEAAYQFGRDNRVQILDLGISLDHLGYEKPALAGFKKRIGGIGCDKVTYEVNF, encoded by the coding sequence TTGGGCCCGATCAGCAGTAATATTACACGCACTTCTCTTTGCTCCTGGACCGATAACGACAGCATCGTGGACGTATTTCCAATGCCGGAAGCCCCCTTTCCCACGACCGTTCCGTGGCTGTTTTTCCGCCGGGAATATCTCCTGCTCAGGACTTCAGACCCAATTTATTCATTTATTCTTACATCCAAAGAGTCTGGTGGCATTTTGGCCGTATTTCATTGTATGCCAGTCCACCACACCTGGATTTCGCTTCCCATCTCGCCGTTCGGAGGGGTGTTGCCTTCACCATTTTGCTGCGGGCGACAATTGACGTTCCTGCTTTCCTGTGTCCGTGAATGGGTAAGCGCCCGTGGCGGGCATTCATTGACCATCAAAACCGCCCCGTCATGTTACGACCCTGCCGTGCATCAACTTTGTCATCAAAGCTACCTCGCCGCCGGTTTTTTACCCAATCATACCTATTCTAATCATTATATTCCAATCGACAACAGACCTTTTGAGCAAATAATTGAGCCATCGGAGAGACGGCGGTTATCAAAAGGCAAAAGGAGTGGCTTGCGGGTGAGCATGAAAACAGGTACTTGTGACATTTCGGCAACGCCGACGCTCTGTCGATCCTATGCGATGCAAGGCTACAAACTACCGGTCACTCCGGAGGGGATAGCACACATTGCCCGGTGTGCACCTGATAACTATCTCTCCCTGGTAACCTGGAATCGAGAACAGCCAGTGGCCGCTGCATTGATGGTACGTGTAAGCGATACCGTGTTGTACCATTTTCTTTCGGGTTTCCTGCCCGAATTCGGTGCGCTCAGCCCGTCGCTTATGCTTTTTGAAGCGGCGTATCAATTTGGCAGGGATAACAGAGTTCAAATCCTGGATCTGGGCATTTCGCTCGACCATCTTGGTTACGAAAAACCCGCCCTGGCTGGTTTTAAAAAACGTATTGGCGGTATCGGATGCGATAAAGTTACCTATGAAGTAAACTTTTGA